In Eremothecium gossypii ATCC 10895 chromosome III, complete sequence, the genomic window AGGGGGAGGAAGGTCCCCGCTTCGTTGGGATGGTGGACGCCGTGGGTGTTCTGAGTGTCTGGGGGGGTGAGTCAAAGTGTCTCACATCGACAGAGGGGCTCAATGAAGATGCCGCCGCCCTCGGAGTTTTGACAATATGCGGTAAGGTTTTGGAGAAATTGGATGAAGAATTCTGATGATGGTTCGACCTCTGAGCCTGTGGGGATTGGGGGTGTTGTagctggtgctgctgcgggCTCTGGTGGTTCTGTAAAGAACGCTGTGTGTAATTCCCTGAATGCTGGGGCTGACGTTGTGACTGGACAGCACGAGTCTGCTGCGGTTTCTGAACAGGAGGTGGCACTTTAACCTCTATTTTCTCAAAATGTTCATAAATCTTTTTTTTCTTCAGACTGCCAAGCTTTTCCAACTCATCAGTAAACTCACGTTCACCGAATAGTTTCATCACTGTCGCAAAACACTCAAAGCCCGCATCTCTGAGTGATGGCTGGGTATCGTTAACAATTTTAACAATTATTGGAACAATATCTGGCATCATCCTCATGATTACTTCATCTTTTAACCTCGCAGCTGTGGGCTTCCACTGCTTTTGCAACATTCTAGTTAGGAAGTTGGTAGACTCCATCTTCACTTGAGGAATTTTATGCTTCATGTGCTCTATGGTTGGCTCCAAGCAGTTGTCAACGCCATAGTATTGAGCTAGTAGATCTAGTGCTTCGACAACGGCTTCGCTAACGGATGGCTTCTTCTCTTTGGTTCGATCAAGCAAGCCATCCAATAGCATATGACCATATGGAGCTATCCCTTCGCGTAATGCATTTGTCATATGCGCCGCCGAGTTTGCCGCTAGAGTGGCCGCCTGTAAGTTGGCGTCCTTGGAGAGAATCTGCGCCAAGCTGCGCGCGTAAAACGAGTAGTCATCTGTTTGATCAAGTTTTTTGGCAGGCTTGAGTAAATCGTCGTATACCTGTTGGAGGGCCTCGACCCTCTCCTTCCACTTGGCGGACTTAACGTTCTTCTCGAAGTCAGCTGGGAAGTTTTTGACAATGGACGACGGCTTGAGCAAGGTGAACGGGTCGGCCAAGACGacgggcgcggcgcccgccTCCCCGCCCGGCTGGTTGCCGCCCTGGCCCTCGCCCATCATCGTGTCGccgtcgtcgtcgacgccggctgcggcctcgcgctgccgctggaGCACCTGCCAGTGGAAAAGACGGGGCTGCTCTGTAGGGGGAATCGTGCCGTCGTAGTTGCCGAACAACTTGTCTAGGTCCTTCTGCTGGATCGGCTTAAGCTTCTCCAACAACATATCCTGCAAGAACGGCTTGCCAGTCCACTTGTATACCTCAAGGATGAAGTTCATCGTCTCCGCGCGCACAGCGCGGTCCGCATGCCCCGCCAAGCGCGGCAACGGTGCAAGCACCTCCGACCAGAAGTCGTTCTTCATA contains:
- the STU2 gene encoding Stu2p (Syntenic homolog of Saccharomyces cerevisiae YLR045C (STU2)), whose product is MTEDEDFTKLGLKQRLGHKSWKARQHGYQELERMFERSSVLEVAGEVSTWWEAPEHFGRFITDSNVVAQESAVGAMQRMLELMGQLERVPETGSLRAQWVPALVEKGVSSSRAGTKAKAMECILMLASFDSSVRQTMELMLPFSGNKLPRLVSSLMAAMGQLVCSFGFVNMKNDFWSEVLAPLPRLAGHADRAVRAETMNFILEVYKWTGKPFLQDMLLEKLKPIQQKDLDKLFGNYDGTIPPTEQPRLFHWQVLQRQREAAAGVDDDGDTMMGEGQGGNQPGGEAGAAPVVLADPFTLLKPSSIVKNFPADFEKNVKSAKWKERVEALQQVYDDLLKPAKKLDQTDDYSFYARSLAQILSKDANLQAATLAANSAAHMTNALREGIAPYGHMLLDGLLDRTKEKKPSVSEAVVEALDLLAQYYGVDNCLEPTIEHMKHKIPQVKMESTNFLTRMLQKQWKPTAARLKDEVIMRMMPDIVPIIVKIVNDTQPSLRDAGFECFATVMKLFGEREFTDELEKLGSLKKKKIYEHFEKIEVKVPPPVQKPQQTRAVQSQRQPQHSGNYTQRSLQNHQSPQQHQLQHPQSPQAQRSNHHQNSSSNFSKTLPHIVKTPRAAASSLSPSVDVRHFDSPPQTLRTPTASTIPTKRGPSSPLKDKNILNNGGLNTKPRLVNRSQTHSTVRASHFNPMSSLPPSSNNSLAPAVVPPAVLAELDELKGAKAKWNKERQELMTKLTSFQTQTSQLNSENQMLQDQLNDVQLALNEKTMLLRSKDLQITKLKNRLATLESELDTALNAKHSPDTPVKSVLEGIQAISPSNGSAQSAGVYGGSNHSDPCISIQPHNPQQIRKTSGGSFRSNAGLTSRFSPLTSSVRVATSSESSDDLPRRVHSLHIMDTTNAVAGSITTNGSSASLLSEESWKRAAEVTNQLKARIERMRAKTRGLTMDAEDSYRQN